The following coding sequences are from one Mycobacteriales bacterium window:
- a CDS encoding response regulator transcription factor, with amino-acid sequence MIADDQELVRLGLRLVLEAHPDVDVVGEAADGVEAVRVVGELRPDVVLMDVRMPHLDGISAVRRLVADATLDPPPRVIVLTTFDLDEYVFGALRAGAAGFLLKDASRDRLLEAIRVVHAGDALLAPSITRRLVEDYARRPQRPTSSANRPEQPVGGLTPRERETLVLVARGLSNAEVAARLVVSEATVKSHVSAVLTKLGLRDRVQAVVFAYEQGLVVPGEE; translated from the coding sequence GTGATCGCCGACGACCAAGAGCTGGTCCGCCTCGGCCTGCGACTCGTGCTCGAGGCGCACCCGGACGTTGACGTGGTCGGCGAGGCGGCGGACGGCGTCGAAGCGGTCCGCGTGGTCGGCGAGTTGCGGCCGGACGTCGTCCTCATGGACGTCCGAATGCCGCACCTCGACGGCATCTCCGCGGTCCGCCGCCTGGTGGCGGACGCAACGCTGGACCCGCCGCCGCGCGTCATCGTGCTCACCACATTCGACCTCGACGAGTACGTCTTCGGCGCGCTCCGTGCGGGCGCCGCCGGGTTCCTGCTCAAGGACGCGTCGCGGGATCGGCTGCTGGAGGCGATCCGCGTCGTTCATGCCGGTGACGCGCTGCTCGCGCCGTCGATCACCCGCCGCCTGGTCGAGGATTACGCGCGGCGCCCGCAACGTCCGACAAGCTCAGCGAATCGACCGGAACAGCCAGTGGGCGGCCTCACGCCGCGCGAGCGCGAGACGCTCGTCCTCGTCGCCCGCGGCTTGTCGAACGCCGAGGTCGCCGCACGGCTCGTGGTCTCGGAGGCGACGGTGAAATCGCACGTCAGCGCGGTCCTCACGAAGCTCGGCCTGCGCGACCGGGTGCAGGCCGTGGTGTTCGCCTACGAGCAGGGACTCGTCGTGCCCGGCGAGGAGTAG
- a CDS encoding carboxymuconolactone decarboxylase family protein encodes MTESDTDRVERGRALSDQISPGAVDALFRQLNGVVPDFDRLALGSVMADIWGREQLSMRERSIVRLAVLAATVQPESASRTAIRTALHLGLSQQDIAEVFVQTIPQVGLIRVIAALEMLSRYLDSGQAEQAS; translated from the coding sequence ATGACCGAGTCAGACACCGATCGCGTCGAGCGTGGCCGAGCTCTGTCCGACCAGATCAGTCCCGGCGCGGTGGATGCGCTTTTCCGACAGCTGAACGGGGTCGTGCCCGATTTCGACCGCCTCGCCCTGGGCAGCGTGATGGCCGACATCTGGGGTCGCGAGCAGCTCAGCATGCGGGAACGTTCGATCGTCCGGCTCGCCGTGCTGGCCGCGACTGTCCAGCCGGAGAGTGCCTCCCGGACCGCCATCCGCACCGCATTGCACCTCGGCCTGTCCCAGCAGGACATCGCCGAGGTGTTCGTGCAGACGATTCCGCAGGTCGGCTTGATCCGGGTGATCGCCGCCCTTGAGATGTTGAGCCGGTACCTGGACTCAGGGCAGGCCGAGCAAGCCTCGTAG